From Coffea arabica cultivar ET-39 chromosome 10e, Coffea Arabica ET-39 HiFi, whole genome shotgun sequence, one genomic window encodes:
- the LOC113711494 gene encoding uncharacterized protein, with the protein MGLGNTIVDENDASNQDRAKAMIFLRRHLDEGLKVEYLTVKDPLVLWRDLKERFDHLKLVVLPKARYDWLHLRLQDFKSVNEYNSAMFRITSQLSLCGEKVTDENMLEKTFSTFHVSNMLLQQQYRERGFKKYSELIACLLLAEQNNELLLKNHESRPTGASPFPEANGTQFQNSGRGRGRGRRGGRGRSRGRGRGRGRDRSRFVPREDYSRGKQQNISQKGENDYDPKEGEKKVYEEKCYRCGMEGHWSRTCRTAEHLVDLYQASLKKKDKDVETNFIDQKNAYDDDDADMTHLDIADFFEHPEDAK; encoded by the coding sequence ATGGGTCTTGGTAATACTATTGTTGATGAGAATGATGCCTCAAACCAAGACCGTGCTAAGGCCATGATTTTCCTTCGTCGTCATTTAGATGAAGGACTAAAAGTAGAGTATCTTACTGTCAAAGATCCTCTTGTCCTTTGGCGAGATTTGAAAGAAAGATTCGACCACCTGAAGTTGGTCGTTCTTCCAAAGGCCCGATATGATTGGCTCCACTTACGACTACAAGATTTCAAATCTGTCAACGAATATAATTCAGCCATGTTCAGAATTACTTCTCAATTATCATTGTGTGGCGAAAAAGTCACTGATGAAAATATGTTAGAGAAAACATTCTCTACTTTTCATGTCTCTAATATGCTCCTGCAGCAGCAATATAGAGAGAgaggatttaaaaaatattctgaacTTATTGCATGTCTTCTGTTGGctgaacaaaataatgaattacTGCTGAAAAATCATGAGTCTCGACCAACTGGTGCAAGTCCATTCCCTGAAGCGAATGGgactcaatttcaaaattctggtcgaggtcgtggacgtggccgtagAGGTGGCCGTGGAAGAagccgtggacgtggccgtggccGTGGACGTGATCGTAGTAGATTTGTGCCTCGTGAAGATTATAGCCGTGGCAAGCAACAAAATATTTcccaaaaaggagaaaatgacTACGATCCgaaagaaggagaaaagaaagtttatgaagaaaaatgctaCCGATGTGGTATGGAAGGTCACTGGTCCCGTACCTGTCGTACGGCTGAACATCTTGTTGACCTCTATCAAGCATCATTGAAAAAGAAGGACAAAGATGTCGAGACAAATTTTATCGACCAAAAGAATGcttatgatgatgatgatgctgaCATGACACACCTGGATATTGCCGATTTCTTTGAGCATCCTGAAGATGCAAAATGA